In Plodia interpunctella isolate USDA-ARS_2022_Savannah chromosome 9, ilPloInte3.2, whole genome shotgun sequence, a single genomic region encodes these proteins:
- the LOC128672295 gene encoding uncharacterized protein LOC128672295 → MSFFYLSPVKGNLPVHLLEEITTSRFQYLQDLVEGNNIAYNQFIVEGSIYDNVGHFMLCVAAILNKNVALTKFILKGEVELFKRRVGSLTAYDMRCFSKKLLRNIKKYDKIPSFIVPLQSLCQHLMLKDVAQHFCASAHMKECSQHHIKIHFRHCLPFIAKRQVEVQQGIALLPCGKWKQYLVLLFTMNIKSRLGNTDLTPLRSDPRINELLFRIRKETSILQNSRSEIRTLKSVDVDSVSASFPPCMLNLHRYLRNKHRLSHTQRFYYSLFLKDIGLNVNEAVDFWRAEYRQAPNGKHSCCHNWEKDEKKYLYGIRHMYGLEGGRKNYTSYNCKQIQSTDISCLEGGCPFKSFDEDNMMKILGLRRDDLLLSQINELKSKNMYTSACILFLEKKCSIVCDNTMSFNFSPVNFFQKSTSKI, encoded by the coding sequence ATGTCATTCTTCTATTTATCTCCGGTGAAAGGTAATTTGCCGGTGCACTTATTGGAGGAAATCACTACAAGTCGTTTCCAGTACTTGCAAGATCTTGTTGAAGGAAATAATATTGCATACAATCAATTCATTGTAGAAGGAAGCATTTACGACAATGTTGGACACTTCATGCTGTGTGTCGCcgctattttaaataaaaatgtagcccttaccaaatttatattaaagggCGAGGTAGAATTATTCAAACGAAGAGTGGGCTCACTAACTGCTTATGATATGCGTTGTTTTTCCAAGAAATTGTTGAGGAATATCAAAAAGTATGACAAAATTCCTTCTTTTATAGTCCCTCTACAATCTTTATGCCAACATTTAATGCTAAAGGATGTGGCACAACACTTTTGTGCATCTGCCCATATGAAGGAGTGCTCACAACATCACATCAAGATACATTTCAGGCACTGTTTGCCTTTCATTGCTAAAAGACAAGTGGAAGTACAACAAGGTATTGCTTTATTGCCTTGTGGAAAATGGAAACaatatttagtattattattcacaatgaatataaaatctaGACTTGGTAATACAGATTTAACGCCACTCAGAAGTGATCCTCGGATCAATGAATTGTTATTTAGAATTAGAAAAGAAAcatcaattttacaaaatagtaGGAGTGAAATAAGAACATTAAAGAGTGTTGATGTGGATTCAGTGTCAGCATCTTTTCCTCCGTGCATGTTAAATTTACACAGATACTTGCGAAACAAGCATAGATTGTCTCACACTCAGCGATTCTACTACAGTCTGTTTTTGAAAGATATAGGATTAAATGTGAATGAAGCTGTTGACTTTTGGAGAGCTGAATATCGGCAAGCGCCGAACGGGAAACATAGTTGCTGTCACAATTGGGaaaaagatgagaaaaaatacctCTATGGTATAAGACATATGTACGGCCTGGAAGGTGGACGCAAAAATTATACTTCATACAATTGTAAGCAGATTCAAAGTACTGACATCTCTTGTTTAGAGGGTGGTTGTCCATTCAAATCTTTTGATGAAGATAATATGATGAAAATATTAGGTCTTAGAAGAGACGATCTTCTACTGTCACAAATAAATGAACTGAAATCTAAAAACATGTACACTTCtgcatgtattttatttcttgaaaaGAAATGTAGCATTGTCTGTGATAATACTATGAGCTTTAATTTTTCACCTgtgaatttttttcaaaaatctactagtaaaatataa
- the LOC128672294 gene encoding activin receptor type-2A-like, with amino-acid sequence MAFLMPQKMILHIILLFVGTALAVPPTEETLPPRPKEGGITTRYCEFYNGSKTPPEKEECRPTETDKSNHCFVLWQFNNVTNTAEPKYKGCFLDTVSCADRASTCRLHNIKLPLLHCCCEGDMCNQNVTFPGVQDFTAYTEAPPERVPASALPTAYDDTKAVIIYTLTPLFLLFGILVACYFLYRRRKGSSFAELASGEPSLSRPPSAGGGMENEGLGLVGQVTLCEVRARGRFGAVWRAKLGQADVAVKVFPLQDKQSWLAEQEIYRLARMDHPDILHYIGVDKKGDNLQAEYWLITSYHEKGSLCDYLKAHTLSWAEAWRISACVARGLAHLHEEGGEKPAVAHRDFKSKNVLLKADMTACIADFGLALVFVAGRGCGDAHGQVGTRRYMAPEVLDGAINFTKDAFLRIDMYACALVLWEIASRCSDVGTEPMTQYRLPLEEEVGSHPSLEEMQEAVVQRKLRPNIPPQWRHHPGLSVLCDTMEECWDHDAEARLSASCVLERVSAQRAPAPLAPLPPVPPVPPLAPLAPLPPHAAAPRLTPDTTPLLITDLADNHIC; translated from the exons ATGGCATTTCTGATGCCTCAGAAGATGATACTTCacatcattttattgtttgttg GTACTGCATTGGCAGTCCCGCCAACAGAAGAAACCCTTCCGCCAAGGCCCAAAGAAGGAGGCATAACGACTCGGTACTGTGAATTTTACAATGGCTCAAAAACACCGCCAGAGAAAGAGGAGTGCCGTCCAACAGAGACGGACAAAAGTAATCACTGCTTTGTACTTTGGCAGTTCAACAATGTGACCAACACCGCAGAACCAAAATACAAAGGCTGCTTCCTCGACACTGTATCTTGCGCAGACCGTGCCTCCACCTGTCGCctacataacataaaactaCCTCTCCTCCACTGTTGTTGTGAAGGTGACATGTGCAATCAAAATGTCACCTTCCCAGGCGTGCAAGACTTCACCGCATATACCGAGGCACCTCCAGAAAGGGTGCCAGCATCCGCCTTACCGACAGCATATGATGATACCAAAGCGGTTATTATTTACACGTTGACTCCGTTATTCTTACTCTTTGGTATACTGGTGGCATGCTATTTCTTGTATAGGCGACGCAAAGGCAGTTCATTTGCAGAGCTCGCTAGCGGCGAGCCGTCGTTGTCTAGACCGCCATCTGCTGGGGGAGGGATGGAGAACGAAGGGCTTGGCTTAGTTGGTCAGGTGACCCTGTGCGAAGTGCGTGCAAGGGGCAGATTCGGTGCCGTCTGGAGGGCCAAGCTGGGACAGGCAGATGTTGCAGTCAAAGTGTTCCCGTTGCAAGACAAACAGTCCTGGCTTGCGGAGCAGGAGATCTACCGGCTGGCGAGGATGGACCACCCGGACATATTGCATTACATCGGCGTGGACAAGAAGGGAGACAATTTGCAAGCTGAATACTGGCTCATAACTTCCTACCATGAGAAG GGCTCCCTGTGTGACTACCTGAAGGCTCACACGCTGTCCTGGGCCGAGGCGTGGCGGATATCCGCCTGTGTCGCTCGGGGCCTGGCCCACTTGCACGAAGAGGGGGGAGAGAAACCCGCTGTGGCCCACCGGGACTTCAAGTCCAAGAATGTCCTCCTCAAAGCCGACATGACTGCTTGTATTGCCGATTTTGGACTAGCACTGGTCTTCGTGGCTGGAAGGGGGTGTGGAGACGCCCATGGACAAGTCGGGACAAGGAGATATATGGCACCGGAAGTGTTGGACGGAGCGATCAATTTTACCAAGGACGCGTTCCTGAGGATAGATATGTACGCGTGCGCACTTGTGCTATGGGAAATTGCGTCTAG GTGCTCCGACGTAGGCACGGAGCCGATGACGCAGTATCGGCTGCCGCTCGAAGAGGAAGTGGGTTCGCACCCCAGTCTCGAGGAGATGCAGGAGGCCGTGGTGCAGAGGAAACTGAGGCCCAACATACCCCCGCAGTGGCGCCATCACCCG GGCCTATCCGTCCTTTGCGACACCATGGAAGAGTGCTGGGACCACGACGCCGAGGCGCGTCTGTCGGCGTCGTGTGTCCTCGAGCGGGTGTCGGCACAGCGCGCCCCCGCGCCGCTGGCGCCCCTGCCCCCAGTGCCCCCCGTGCCCCCGCTGGCGCCCCTGGCGCCCCTGCCGCCGCACGCCGCCGCGCCCCGCCTCACGCCCGACACCACGCCCCTGCTCATCACGGACCTAGCGGACAATCATATTTGCTGA